The Ornithinibacillus sp. 4-3 region TGCTTATATACAGGATGTACGTGGAATATCTCCTATGCATTCAGGTCTAATGTTACTACCAGGTGCTGTAGTTATGGGTATTATGTCACCAATTACAGGGCGATTATTTGATAAATTTGGACCTCGTGCTTTAGCTTTTGTGGGGCTTACGATTACAGGTGTATCTACCTTTATGCTGGCCCATCTTCAGGTTGATTCGGGTTATGCGTATATTGTGACTGTATACACTTTAAGAATGTTAGGAATGTCCATGGTTATGATGCCGATTATGACAAACGGCTTAAATCAATTACCAACTAGTTTAAATCCACATGGAACAGCGATTAACAACACAGCGCAACAAGTTTCAGGTGCACTAGGTACGGCAGTAATGATAACAATTATGAATTCAGTTACTACAACAAAGGGAGAAACATTAATGCAAGGCGTAGATCCATCTACTTTAAATGAAGCGGCCATGATGTCTGTGTCTCAAGAAGCATTACTGGCTGGTATCCAATATTCCTTCTACGTTGCCTTAGCTATTAATATATTAGCATTAATCTTATCCTTGTTTATGAAACGAGTCGATACAAGTGATCAGGCAGTGAAGAAAATTGAAAAAGAAGAAGGTGTAGTAAAACCTGCACTAACTTAAAACTGGCTGTTGTACCAATCAAAATGGTGCAACAGTTGTTTTTTTGTAACTTTTTCGATTCCTGATAGTCTAACTAAATATAAAGGGGGAGGGCTTAGGATGAAAAAGTGGAAGTTATTAAGTTTGTTCAGTGCTTTTCTATTTTTATTTATGATTATTCCAGCTGTTATTTTTGCCTGTGATTGTGCAATATCAGAGAGTCCAACAGAAGAATTAGAGAGAGTGTCCTCTGTTTTTTCAGGGAAGGTTATTGAGATTTATGATAAGAATAGTTCAAATCCTATCCAGTCGACTGCAGATGAATTAGTAATTAAAATAGAAGTCGATCAAATTTGGAAGGGACTAGAACAATCAGAAGTTCTTGTTTATACAGAAAGAGACTCCGCAAGTTGTGGGTATCCTTTTAGCGAGGGAAAGGAATATTTGATTTATGCAGTAGAGGATCAAGATGGTGATATGCGCGTATCTTTATGCTCGCGTACAGCAGAATTAAAGGATGCCACACTTGACTTAGAGGAGTTAGGGGAAGGTATAGCGCCAACAGAGGAAGTAAAGGTGGACATTCCAAAATCAGTTGTGGCTGAAAAATATTTTCTCCTATTGTTGTGATAGTTATCGTAGGAGTACTGATTATCAGTGTATTATTTTTACGTGCAAAACGGAGAAGGAATTAAAATTGTTATTTTCTTATAATTTATAATCTTTTACCATCTTATCCACATCATCCCCAGGGTTATCCACATGAAAAAGGGGATAACATAGCTTTTTTCTTTAGTTTTGCACAGTATCCACAGAAAATGGCAAAGTTATGCACATATTATACGCACAAAAAGAAGGTTGATTTGATAAGATTTTAAGATTTATTTCCCCAAGATATAAAAGTGCTGTGGATAATCTATAGATAAGTTTTGAACGAGAAAATTGAAAAAAATAACTCTGAAATGCATAAGTTTATATACATTTTCAGAGTTATTTTTAAATATTAGTAATAGGAGCGCGGCAAATACCAGCATGAATACTAAGTTGATTAAAATGATTTTTCACAAAAATCACAGCTTGTTTTTCATTTACTTCATTGATAAGTTGGTTAATCGAATCATGATCTACTTGTCCACTATTTAGTAGCTCGTCCACTGCCTGTTTGATTTCTTGTGGATAGACATTGGCAACAATGCTAGAAAGTCCATTAAATCCATGTGGAAAATTTGTAGCGAAATTCATGTCTGCGGCATGGAACATTATAAATCCTTCTGGAAAAGAATTTATTTGATGCCGATGAATATCTCCACTTTCTTTTAAACCTAATATATTAGGGTGCTTTTGGATTAAGGTTTGTACGGAATCTGCTGCTAGGTCAAAGCCTGTTCTTCCGGGATTATTATATAGAGCAACTTCTTTTGTAGAATATTGCATTAATGTATCCACATAATGAATAGCTTGTTCTTGAGTAGGACGGATATAAGGTGGGAACCCAAGCATAATAGCATCAAAAATAGTATTTTCTAGAGCTTGAACGAGACGAATAGCATCTTTTGTCCTTGTTGCAGCTACTCCGAAGATAAGCTCTACATCGTGAAATTCTGCTTGATGACTTTGAAAATAATCAATAATCTGTAGCCGTTCGTCGATGCTTAATGAATGTTGTTCTCCTGTAGAACCTGAAACAAGAAAAGATTCAATCCCATTTTGTTTTAGATGTTTAATAATATCTATAAAGACAGGGAAATTTATTGTTTCATCTTCATGAAAAGGTGTAGGAATTGCTACATTTAATGCTTTCAAATCGATATCCCCCTTTAAACTTAGTAGTTAATAACAGCATATCACGTCAAATAAGAAATGAGTATGAATTTTAGAAAAACTACTTTAAAAATATGAAGGAGCTTGTACTTTCTTCAGCTAGTCAATAACGAATTCAATGAACAAACGTACAGATAAGGAAACACTTTATGTTATACTATGGTTAATAAACAACACGTAGAAGGGATGATACATGTGGGATTAATTATTGGTATTGCAGTAATAGCTATCCTAGTGATTTATGCTATTGTTACATACAATAGTCTAATCAAATTTAGAAACTGGATTCAAGAAGCATGGAGTCAAATTGATGTTCAATTAAAAAGAAGACATGATTTAATTCCAAACCTTGTAAATACAGTAAAAGGCTATGCTACTCATGAGAAAGAAACATTAGAAAAAGTAATTCAAGCGCGTAGTCAATTAGTGAGTGGTAGTGCACAAGATCGAATTGATGCAGATAATGAAATTCAACAAACTTTAAAATCTATTTTTGCCTTAGCAGAATCTTATCCAGATTTAAAAGCGAATCAGAATTTCTTAAGTTTACAAGAAGAACTAACATCTACAGAAAATAAGGTTGCTTATTCTCGTCAGTTATACAATAAAACAGTAGCAGAATATAATATCAAGCGTGAAACTTTTCCAACAATCATTTTAGCTAATATGATGAATTTTAAGCGACAAGAACAGTTAGAGATTCCTGAAGCAGAAAGAGAAGTACCAACTGTTGAGTTTTAAGCTTTTAAATATCAATTGCTTTTTGAAATGAGTATTTATATTTGGGTAAGTGATCTAGAATATTTCTGTTTTAATCATAATAATGCTTATAAACAAAACTTCTCATCATATGTGTGTTCAAAAGGAGGGGCATATGCTTTATAAACAAATTCAAACAAATAAACGAAAGACAATGCTCTTGCTCTCATTTTTCACATTAATAGTTGTTGGAGTTGGTTGGGCGATAGGCTATTTAGTCAATAATG contains the following coding sequences:
- a CDS encoding LemA family protein — protein: MIHVGLIIGIAVIAILVIYAIVTYNSLIKFRNWIQEAWSQIDVQLKRRHDLIPNLVNTVKGYATHEKETLEKVIQARSQLVSGSAQDRIDADNEIQQTLKSIFALAESYPDLKANQNFLSLQEELTSTENKVAYSRQLYNKTVAEYNIKRETFPTIILANMMNFKRQEQLEIPEAEREVPTVEF
- a CDS encoding dihydrodipicolinate synthase family protein, which produces MKALNVAIPTPFHEDETINFPVFIDIIKHLKQNGIESFLVSGSTGEQHSLSIDERLQIIDYFQSHQAEFHDVELIFGVAATRTKDAIRLVQALENTIFDAIMLGFPPYIRPTQEQAIHYVDTLMQYSTKEVALYNNPGRTGFDLAADSVQTLIQKHPNILGLKESGDIHRHQINSFPEGFIMFHAADMNFATNFPHGFNGLSSIVANVYPQEIKQAVDELLNSGQVDHDSINQLINEVNEKQAVIFVKNHFNQLSIHAGICRAPITNI